Part of the Verrucomicrobiota bacterium JB022 genome is shown below.
CTGGCTGGCGGAACCGATCCTCGCGCGCCCGGAGGCGGTCATGAAGCGCATGTTTGGCGCCGAAGCGTTTTACCTCGGCGGCAAGATGGTGCTGCTCACCGCCGACGGCGATCCCGACTGGCGCGGCTGCCTCTTCCCCGCCGAACGCGATCAGCACGACGCGATCCGCGCCGAGTTCCCCACGCTGCACCCGCACAAGATCCTGCCCAAGTGGCTCTATCTCAAGGAAGACGCCGACGACTTCGAGCCGACCAGCCAGGCCGTAATCCGCCGCATCCTCGACGGCGACCCCCGCTTCGGCATCATCCCCCCACCCCGCAAATCGAAAAAGAAAACCACTACCGCCACCAAGAAAGCCCTGCCAGACGGAAGGCCGCCACATCTGGCGTAGATGAGAAGTCCCACCATGAATCAAATTTTCAAAACGCTGCTACTTTTATTGATGCTCGCCATAGGCCAGGAATTAATTAGAGCGGAGCAAATCGAATCGTTGCCAGAAATCTCTCAACAGAACAGAGCCGCAATTCTGGCGCTGCCCAAAATGGAGGGCATTTACGAAGTCGAATCGAACGAAGTTGGCCCCGACGGAGCCGAAGGTAACTTCTATAGACTGGCGGTGTGGCTGTCCAAAGAAGGCACCATAGAGGATTTTCAAGCGATGATACGAGATCCCGAAGCTGTCGTGCGAGCGATGAGCCTCGTGTGCCTGCTACGCAGCAATCGTCCATTGCCAGCTCTGACGGGCGATGATGAGATCATCGCCGTAACTCTTGGATGCATGGGGATGGACGTTACCCTCGAACTTTTTTCGCAGCTGCTGTCGACTGCGGATTGGTGGAAACAGAGTTTTCTCGATTACCCGGAAGAGTAACCCAACCCCTTTAGCAAAGATTTACTTTTCAGGAACTTGTCGCAAAACTCCCCCTCATGCGACGCCTCCTTCCCCTTTTCTTCGTCCCGCTCATCACCCCTGCCCTCAACGCCCAGCCGGTCAAGCTGACCGAGGTGGAGTGGCATGGCACGGGGTGTTACAAGATCGAGATGCCGATGGGCACGGTCTACTTTGAAAAGGACAACGGCGTGTCGGGCTTCAAGAGCTTCCTCGACCCGCAGGGCAACGATTGGATCGCGTCTTACCTGCCGCCGGGCCCGAACGGCGACTTCCGGGGCTTCCCCAACAGCACGGGCAACTTCGGGCATGCCGGGCGTGACAGCGGCTCGACCACGATCGTGGTCGACGACCGGACGGAGGGAGATTACGTGGTGCTGGAGTCGTCGAACCATCAGTTCACGTTTCAGTACTGGTTTTTCCCGCAGCACATTGCGCTCAAGGTGCTGAAGTCGGAGGGCGATTACGCGTTTCTGCTGGAGTGCGTGGCGGGCGGCACTGCCGATGCCGAGGATTACTTTGTGACGGCGGACGGCGAGAAGCACATCCCGACCCAAGAGGGCGAGTTCGACGACTTTACGCCGGAGTGGATTTACCTGGGCGACCCGAAGGCCGAGCACGTGATGTTCTTTGGCAAGACACCGGAGGACGACGCGCCGAACGAAAACCACCGCCAGTTCCGCAAAGGAGGCGTGCACAACATGGACCTCTACAGCTTTGGCCGCAGCGGGGTCGACAACGGCTACAAGACCTTCGGCATGAGCGGCAACGAACACGTCTGCATCATCGGTTTTGCCCCGGCCAAGACACCGCACAAGGAGATGAAGCAGATGATCGAGGGCCTGCTGGAGCAGCCGTTTGTCGCGGGCAGGAAAGCGGGGCCTCACGCAGAGGCGCAGAGCCGCCAAGAATAAAGGCAATTTGATCAACAGAGGCACCCATCAACGAAGGAGGATTTTCACCTGAAAAACTTCTTCCCTTCGCGGCTTGGCGCCTCTGCGTGAGGCCAATTTTCCCTTCCCTAAACTTCCCCCAGCACGCCGTTGTGCAGCTCGTATTTGCGCTCGGTGCGGGAGGCGAAGTCGCGGCTGTGGGTGACGAGCACGAGCGCAGCCTGTTGGTCGCGGCAGACCTGCAGGAGCAAGTCCATGATGACCAGGCCGGTGGTCTCGTCGAGGTTGCCGGTCGGCTCGTCGGCGAGCAGAACTTGCGGGCGGTTGACGAGAGCCCGTGCGACGGCCACGCGTTGGCGTTCGCCGCCGGAAAGCTGGGTGGGCAAGTGGTGTTCGCGTTCGCCCAGGCCGACGAGGCCGAGCAGCTCTTTGGCCCGGGCCGTGGCGTCCTTGCCTTTCATGCCGCCGATGCGGGCAGCGAGCACGACGTTTTGCAGCGCATTGAGCTCGGGCACGAGGTAGTAGCTCTGGAAGACCATGCCGAGGTGCTGGGCGCGGACGGGCGCGAGGCTGCTGGAGCTTTGCTGCGTCACATCGCGCTCGCCCCAATGGACGGCGCCGGCGTCGCAGTCTTCCATGCGGGCCATGATGTTGAGCAGGGTCGTCTTGCCGCTCCCGGATGCGCCGCGCAGGCTCACGCTTTCGCCCGCATCGACGTGCAGGCAGATGTCCTGCAGCACGGTGATCTCGCGGGGGCCGCTGCGGAAGCGTTTCTGGACGCCGTCGACGGAAAGGACGTGGGGCATGGCGGGATCAGGCTTCGGTGCGGAGGGCTTCGGCCGGGCGCATCTTGGCGGCGCGCAGGGCCGGCACCAGCCCGGCGAGGGTAGACAGCACGAGGGCGCTGCTGATGATGACGACAAAGTCCTGCACCGTGTAGTGCACCGGCAGGCGGTAGAAGAAATAGAACTGCACGAGCGTGTCGTAGCTGCCGGTGAGGCGCGTGAGCACGTCGATGATCGGGTTGCGGAAGGTCAGGATGGTGATGGCCAGCGCAACGCCTGCCGCCGTGCCGATCACGCCGATGCAGAAGCCCTGGAAGCAATACTGGATCACCAGCTCGCGAGCGCGGGCGCCCATCGCCCCAAGGATGCCGATTTCGCGGGTCTTGCGCACGACGTTGAGCAACTGGGCGATGGCGATGGCAAAGACCGCGACGGCCACGATAAAGAGGTTGATGAAAAGCATCATCGTCTTCTCGAAGTCGAGCACCCATAGCTGGCTGGCGAAGCGCTGCTTCCACGTCATGGCGTGCAGGCCGGGCCGCAAGGTCTCGTTGAGCTGCTCCACCACGCGGAATTCGTCGCTGCCGGGCTTGAGGCGCACCTGCACGGCGTGGACCCCGTCGTTGAGCTGGTAGAGGTCCTGCATCGTGCGAAGCGTCACCATCAGCCCCGGCACCAGCTCCTGATACCAGTCGACATCGTAAATCGCGGTCACCTCCAGTTCCAGCGGCAGGATCACCTCGTCGCGCTTCAGCCCTTCGAGCATGAGCGGCGAATACACCTCGACGTAGTCGCCCACGTCGACCCCGATCTGGTCGGAAAGGGTGCGCGAGATGGCGACCGAGCCGTCGTAGAGATCGGAGAGGCTGCCTTCTTTGACGAAATTGCCCCAGCCGTAGCCGTCGGCCTGCATCACGTCGATCCCCACGATCTGCGGGAACACGGGGATGTTGCGATACATGACCATGACCATGCCGTTGGCCATCGGCACGGCGGACTGCACGGAGTCGATCTGGTCGAGCGCTTCGTGCGCAGCGGGCTCGTAAAAGGGGCGGCCACCGGCGTCGATCACGACTTCGCCCGCCAGCTCGACCATGCGCGTGCGGTGCTCTTGGCCAAAGCCGCCCATCACGCTCTGCACCACCACGAGCACGGCCACGCCGAGCGCGACCCCGAGCGTGGAGGCCCAGAAAAAGAAAGACCCGAAGCGCTTTCCGGTGGGGAAAAGCTGCTTCAGGGCCAAATAGAGAAACCAGGGCATGCGGTGCGGCCTAGGCCTGGGCGTCCGGTTCCGCCGTGGCCGTTTCGCGCGGCATCGGCTTCATGGAGGGGAAGAGGATCACGTCGCGGATCGAGGGCACGCCCGTGAGCAGGATGATCAGGCGGTCGATGCCGACACCCATGCCACCGGCGGGCGGCATCCCGTGCTCGAGCGCGAGCAGGAAGTCTTCGTCGATCTTTTGGGTCTCTTCGCCAGCCTGACGCTCCAGTTGTTCGCGCTGCACGAGCGGGTCGTTTTGCTCGCTGTAGGCGGGCGCAATTTCCTGGCCGTTGATGCACAGCTCGAAGACTTCCACCGTGTCGGGGTCGTCGGGCGAGATCTTGGCCAGCGGCACCAGCTCCTTGGGCAGGTGGGTGACGAAGGTCGGCTGGATGAGCGTGTGCTCGACGCGCTTTTCAAAGACGTTGTTGGTGATCTCGAACTCTTCGCGCTCGTCCACGCGGTCGATCTCGATCCCGGCTTCGCGGCACCACGCGATCTTTTCCTCGCGGCTCAGCTCAAACCAGTCGACCTTGCCGGTCGCTTCGATCACGAGATCCTTGTAACGGGCTTCGCGCCATTCGCCGCCGAGGTTGATCACCTGGCCGTCGTAGCGAGTGATTTCGTGGCTGCCGAGGACATCCGTGCAGATGCGGTCGATCATGCCGCGGATCAGGCGCATCATGCCCCGGTAATCGCTGTAGGCCTGGTAGACCTCCAGCATGGTAAACTCGGGGTTGTGGCGGCGGCTGAGGCCTTCGTTGCGGAAGACGCGGCTCAACTCGAACACGCGGTCGAAGCCGCCCACGAGCATGCGCTTGAGGTGCAGCTCCAGCGCGATGCGGAGGTAAAAGTCGCAATCCAGCGCGTTGAAGTGCGTCTGGAACGGGCGCGCGGCCGCCCCACCCGCCTCAGGCGTCAAAACCGGGGTCTCGACTTCGAGGAAGTCCTGGTCTTGCAGGTAGCGGCGGATCGTGGCAATGACGCGGCTGCGCAGTTGGAACACGCGGCGGCTGTCTTCGTTGGAAATCAGGTCGAGGTAACGCTGGCGGTAGCGTTGGTCGTCGTCCTGCAGGCCGTGCCACTTCTCGGGCAGCGGGCGCAGGGCCTTGGCCACGATCTGCAGCTCTTCGACGCGCAGGGTCACTTCGCCGGTCTTGGTCTTGAAGACCTTGCCGCGCACGCCCACGAAGTCGCCCAGGTCGAGCTGCTTCTTGAAAAACGCATACGCCTCTTCGCCCAGCACCTCGCGCTGCACGTAGAGCTGCAGCTTGCCCGCGCGATCAAGGATGTGGGCAAAGCTGGCCTTGCCCATCACGCGCTTGGTCAACAGGCGCCCGGCGCAATAGACTTCGGGGCACGCGGCTTCGTCCTCCACCCAGCTGGCCTGGGCTTCGACGGAGGTGTGGGTCTGCTCCCAGTTTTTGTGGAAGGGGTCCAAGCCATTGCCGCGCATCTCGTCGAGCTTGGCCCGGCGCACGGCGTATTGATCGGAAGTGTCGATGGACTGCGGCTGCGAATCGCTCATGGGAAACGACTAGAGGTGGCAGACGCCCGCCCGCTTGGCAAGGGAAAGGGAGGAGAAGATGCGGGAGGGGACTGACTCCGGGGCAAAACATACCTTCATCTGCATAAGGCCGATTGCCTGTTTAGTTAAGCCCGAGCAATTTACTTGCTCCTGCCCTAGATCACGTTAAAGACTTTGCCCCAAGTCTCCTGCTTACACACGATC
Proteins encoded:
- the lysS gene encoding lysine--tRNA ligase, whose protein sequence is MSDSQPQSIDTSDQYAVRRAKLDEMRGNGLDPFHKNWEQTHTSVEAQASWVEDEAACPEVYCAGRLLTKRVMGKASFAHILDRAGKLQLYVQREVLGEEAYAFFKKQLDLGDFVGVRGKVFKTKTGEVTLRVEELQIVAKALRPLPEKWHGLQDDDQRYRQRYLDLISNEDSRRVFQLRSRVIATIRRYLQDQDFLEVETPVLTPEAGGAAARPFQTHFNALDCDFYLRIALELHLKRMLVGGFDRVFELSRVFRNEGLSRRHNPEFTMLEVYQAYSDYRGMMRLIRGMIDRICTDVLGSHEITRYDGQVINLGGEWREARYKDLVIEATGKVDWFELSREEKIAWCREAGIEIDRVDEREEFEITNNVFEKRVEHTLIQPTFVTHLPKELVPLAKISPDDPDTVEVFELCINGQEIAPAYSEQNDPLVQREQLERQAGEETQKIDEDFLLALEHGMPPAGGMGVGIDRLIILLTGVPSIRDVILFPSMKPMPRETATAEPDAQA
- a CDS encoding ABC transporter ATP-binding protein, translated to MPHVLSVDGVQKRFRSGPREITVLQDICLHVDAGESVSLRGASGSGKTTLLNIMARMEDCDAGAVHWGERDVTQQSSSSLAPVRAQHLGMVFQSYYLVPELNALQNVVLAARIGGMKGKDATARAKELLGLVGLGEREHHLPTQLSGGERQRVAVARALVNRPQVLLADEPTGNLDETTGLVIMDLLLQVCRDQQAALVLVTHSRDFASRTERKYELHNGVLGEV
- a CDS encoding ABC transporter permease; amino-acid sequence: MPWFLYLALKQLFPTGKRFGSFFFWASTLGVALGVAVLVVVQSVMGGFGQEHRTRMVELAGEVVIDAGGRPFYEPAAHEALDQIDSVQSAVPMANGMVMVMYRNIPVFPQIVGIDVMQADGYGWGNFVKEGSLSDLYDGSVAISRTLSDQIGVDVGDYVEVYSPLMLEGLKRDEVILPLELEVTAIYDVDWYQELVPGLMVTLRTMQDLYQLNDGVHAVQVRLKPGSDEFRVVEQLNETLRPGLHAMTWKQRFASQLWVLDFEKTMMLFINLFIVAVAVFAIAIAQLLNVVRKTREIGILGAMGARARELVIQYCFQGFCIGVIGTAAGVALAITILTFRNPIIDVLTRLTGSYDTLVQFYFFYRLPVHYTVQDFVVIISSALVLSTLAGLVPALRAAKMRPAEALRTEA